The following are encoded in a window of Saccharothrix longispora genomic DNA:
- a CDS encoding L,D-transpeptidase has product MRHGRTTDPADTAACRSRAIALCGFALSVLTVATFAFTAVEDRGHGQSVPGPSTGRQAEQAAEAAGGDEVSPTPLPVSEERLALLPQADTFTEVVGAPRDPAPEQAANGMVAHPTRTIAAYSSPGGEPVAAVPSTQPLGIEPARTRVDTWLPVLERRPGWLLVALPSRPNNSVAWLHLGPETTLATISYLITVDRATFTMALHRNGREIGRWKVGIGAANSVTPAGRTFVIAVLHDPVATYTPVLLALGSHSDTYTTYGGGPGTVGVHGWPDPTVLGTAGSDGCIRVPADALHALTTTYNGSPIPAGTPVIIR; this is encoded by the coding sequence GTGCGCCACGGCAGGACGACCGACCCCGCGGACACGGCCGCATGCCGTAGTCGAGCTATCGCCCTCTGCGGGTTCGCACTGTCCGTCCTGACCGTGGCCACCTTTGCTTTCACGGCTGTCGAGGACCGGGGACACGGCCAGTCCGTCCCCGGTCCCTCGACCGGCCGGCAGGCGGAGCAGGCCGCGGAGGCGGCGGGCGGCGATGAGGTCTCACCGACCCCCCTGCCGGTATCCGAGGAGCGGCTCGCCCTGCTGCCGCAGGCCGACACCTTCACCGAGGTAGTCGGTGCGCCACGCGATCCGGCGCCCGAGCAGGCGGCGAACGGCATGGTGGCGCACCCCACGCGCACCATCGCGGCGTACTCGTCACCGGGTGGCGAACCCGTCGCCGCGGTGCCCAGCACGCAGCCACTGGGCATCGAACCGGCGCGTACCCGCGTCGACACCTGGCTGCCGGTGCTGGAGCGACGACCGGGCTGGCTACTGGTCGCCCTGCCGTCACGGCCCAACAACAGCGTGGCCTGGCTGCACCTGGGACCGGAGACCACGCTCGCCACGATTTCCTACCTGATCACCGTCGACCGGGCGACCTTCACCATGGCGCTGCACCGGAACGGTCGCGAGATCGGCCGGTGGAAGGTCGGGATCGGGGCCGCGAACTCGGTCACCCCCGCAGGGCGAACGTTCGTGATCGCGGTGCTCCACGACCCCGTCGCCACCTACACCCCGGTACTGCTGGCCCTGGGTTCGCACTCCGACACCTACACCACCTACGGCGGAGGACCGGGCACCGTCGGCGTTCACGGCTGGCCCGATCCGACCGTCCTCGGCACCGCCGGCTCCGACGGCTGCATCCGCGTCCCCGCCGACGCGCTGCACGCCCTGACCACCACCTACAACGGAAGTCCCATACCCGCGGGAACACCCGTGATCATCCGCTAG